From the Lolium rigidum isolate FL_2022 chromosome 2, APGP_CSIRO_Lrig_0.1, whole genome shotgun sequence genome, one window contains:
- the LOC124691810 gene encoding two-component response regulator ORR24-like, translating into MTVEKRVSGAGGGGGGDQFPVGMRVLAVDDDPTCLKVLENLLRRCQYHVTTTGQAATALKMLRENKDQFDLVISDVHMPDMDGFKLLELVGLEMDLPVIMLSANGETQTVMKGITHGACDYLLKPVRLEQLKTIWQHVIRRNTKPRGSDNDDAGQKAQNGEGENGGANRNKRQSRRDRDENGDDGDDSDDNSNENGDSSSQKKPRVVWSVELHRKFVAAVNQLGIDKAVPKKILDLMNVENITRENVASHLQKYRLYLKRMSMDASRQANLVAALGGRNPAYSNMNSLDVFRHYNNAYGRYRPVPTSTHSQSNNFLARMNTPSAYGMHGLLSSQPLQLSHAQNTMGTSLNDLGVNNGNLIRAPHMSTMVTGTSGNSFANISNGVSLAPANRSVQPLESSNRQHLGRINSSSTDSFSSFAGESPHFPDLGRSSNTWQSAVPSNIQELGQNGSMSQATLQVNGHRMEPVSSFTTSSNQITSLGNEMQSQAASLASSTLPMVFNQDAAPFTFTSSTNSREALNSNLAFSNSGINNSLPNLRIDSSAVPRQALDGGNAGGGASLQDGRIDQHTAGNQLNYTNDLMGTSRLQRGLSGSLDDIVVDMFRPDNDNGGLFIDGDWQLV; encoded by the exons ATGACCGTGGAGAAGCGGGTGagcggggccggcggcggcggcggcggggaccagTTCCCGGTCGGCATGCGcgtgctcgccgtcgacgacgacccaACCTGCCTCAAGGTGCTCGAGAACCTCCTACGACGCTGCCAGTATCACG TGACAACTACTGGGCAGGCAGCCACGGCCCTCAAGATGCTCAGGGAGAACAAGGACCAGTTCGACCTGGTGATCAGCGATGTGCACATGCCGGACATGGATGGCTTCAAGCTCCTCGAGCTCGTTGGACTCGAGATGGACCTCCCAGTCATCA TGTTGTCTGCAAATGGGGAGACGCAGACAGTCATGAAGGGCATAACCCATGGAGCATGTGACTATCTGCTGAAGCCGGTGCGTCTTGAGCAGCTGAAGACGATATGGCAACATGTGATTAGGCGGAATACCAAGCCCCGTGGGAGTGACAATGATGATGCCGGTCAGAAGGCGCAGAATGGTGAAGGTGAGAATGGGGGTGCTAACCGCAACAAGAGGCAGTCGCGGAGGGATAGAGATGagaatggagatgatggtgatgattctGATGATAACAGCAATGAGAATGGGGACTCGTCGTCCCAGAAGAAGCCAAGGGTTGTTTGGTCTGTGGAGCTGCACCGCAAGTTTGTTGCTGCTGTCAATCAGCTTGGCATCGACA AGGCTGTTCCAAAGAAGATACTGGATCTCATGAACGTAGAGAACATCACCAGGGAGAATGTTGCTAGTCACCTGCAG AAGTATCGTCTGTACCTGAAAAGGATGAGTATGGACGCGAGCAGACAAGCTAACTTAGTTGCTGCACTTGGAGGAAGAAACCCTGCTTACAGCAATATGAATTCACTGGATGTCTTCAGGCACTATAACAATGCATATGGGAGATACAGGCCAGTCCCAACCAGCACCCATTCTCAGTCAAATAACTTCCTTGCAAGGATGAACACCCCTTCTGCATACGGAATGCATGGTTTGCTGTCTTCACAGCCACTCCAGCTTAGTCATGCCCAAAATACTATGGGTACTTCCCTGAACGATTTAGGGGTCAATAATGGTAATCTGATCAGGGCTCCACACATGTCAACAATGGTGACTGGTACTTCTGGTAATTCTTTTGCAAACATATCAAATGGTGTATCACTGGCTCCTGCAAATAGGTCAGTTCAGCCTCTTGAATCAAGCAACCGACAACACCTAGGTCGGATAAATTCATCTTCAACAGACTCATTTAGCTCATTCGCTGGCGAGTCTCCCCACTTTCCAGATCTTGGAAGAAGTAGTAACACCTGGCAATCTGCAGTTCCATCCAACATTCAGGAACTTGGTCAGAATGGCAGCATGTCCCAAGCAACCTTGCAAGTGAATGGCCACAGGATGGAACCTGTCTCAAGCTTTACAACGTCATCAAATCAGATTACGTCTCTGGGAAATGAGATGCAGAGCCAAGCAGCATCACTTGCTAGCAGTACACTTCCGATGGTATTCAATCAGGATGCAGCGCCATTCACCTTTACAAGCAGCACAAACTCAAGAGAAGCGCTGAATAGCAACCTTGCCTTTAGCAATTCAGGCATCAACAATTCATTGCCAAACCTCCGCATAGACAGTTCGGCTGTACCAAGGCAGGCTCTGGATGGTGGGAATGCAGGCGGCGGTGCCTCTCTGCAAGATGGCAGGATTGACCAGCATACCGCCGGTAATCAGCTCAATTACACCAATGATCTGATGGGAACAAGTAGGCTGCAAAGGGGGCTCAGTGGCAGCTTGGATGACATTGTTGTTGACATGTTTAGGCCG GATAATGATAACGGTGGTCTTTTCATCGATGGGGACTGGCAGCTGGTCTAG